The DNA region CCAGTCTGACAACGCGGTGATCGACCGGGCTCAGCCCGCGTCGAAGTAGGAGGTCTCCAACAGGTCGTGCACGGCCTTGGCGTGCACGCGGAACGACCGGCCCACCCGCACGGCCGGCAGTTCGCCGTTGTGCACCAACCGGTAGACCGTCATCTTGCTGACCCGCATGAGCCCGGCCACCTCGGCCACAGTCAGAAACTGTGTCTTGGCCGGCTGCCCGTCTCCCGTTCCTGAATTCCCAGCGTCCCGCTTGGCACTCACCGAATCCCGTGCCGATGGCCCGTTCATAGACGTCATCGCAACCCAATCAATCAGGCACGGCCAGTTCCAGTGGCTTCCCCTCCGCTGGAACGAACGCGTGCATACACCCTGGAGAATAGCGGGGCAGATGGGGTTGCTGCGACGGGTGTGGGGTATTCCGTCGAAAATTGGTGAAACCGCCCAGAACTACTCCGTTGTGATTCCCAACTGCTCAGAGCGGGTTTTTGCGGCGGCCACCGCGTCGGCCACCGCCGCCCGCAAACCGCCGCGCTCGAGTTCGCGCAGACCCGCCGCGGTGGTCCCCGCCGGGGACGTCACAGTCGCGCGGAGCTGGGCCGCAGTGGTGTCCACACCGGCCGCCACGGCACCGTCGCCGGCGGGCCTACGGGCCTTGTCGAGGCCCTCCAGCAACATCGCCGCCGAGCCCGCCATGGTCTGCACCACCAGATCGGTGGCCACCGGCCGCGACAATCCCTGCGCCACGCCCGCGTCCACCAACGCCTCGACCATCAAGAAGAAATACGCCGGCCCGGAGCCGGAAACCGCCGTCACCGCGTCGAGCTGACTCTCGGCGACGGTGAGCACGCCGCCGACACAGTCGAACAATTCCGAGACACCCTTGAGCTGTTCGGGGGTCACGAAGCGGCCCTTGGCCAACGCGCTGACGCCGGCGCCGACCAGTGCCGGCGCGTTGGGCATCACCCGAACCACCGGGGACCCCGCCGGCAGCTTGGCTTCGAAGAATGCCGTCGTGACACCGGCGGCGACGCTGACGAAGACCTGCTCGGCGCTGTCGGCCTCGGCCTTGGCCGCGGCCTCGGCGACCTCATCGAG from Mycolicibacterium sp. MU0053 includes:
- a CDS encoding helix-turn-helix domain-containing protein; protein product: MTSMNGPSARDSVSAKRDAGNSGTGDGQPAKTQFLTVAEVAGLMRVSKMTVYRLVHNGELPAVRVGRSFRVHAKAVHDLLETSYFDAG
- the proC gene encoding pyrroline-5-carboxylate reductase, whose amino-acid sequence is MARIAIIGGGSMGEALLAGLLRSGRQVKDLVVSEKMPDRAKHLSETYSVQVAPVVDAAEHANVVVIAVKPSDVEQILDEVAEAAAKAEADSAEQVFVSVAAGVTTAFFEAKLPAGSPVVRVMPNAPALVGAGVSALAKGRFVTPEQLKGVSELFDCVGGVLTVAESQLDAVTAVSGSGPAYFFLMVEALVDAGVAQGLSRPVATDLVVQTMAGSAAMLLEGLDKARRPAGDGAVAAGVDTTAAQLRATVTSPAGTTAAGLRELERGGLRAAVADAVAAAKTRSEQLGITTE